One Apostichopus japonicus isolate 1M-3 chromosome 14, ASM3797524v1, whole genome shotgun sequence genomic window carries:
- the LOC139979687 gene encoding calcium-activated chloride channel regulator 1-like has translation MALLSLSLCLVSVILSLVTSPVTGLNKPSGVKLENNEYTGIVVAIHEDEPENLELIDAIKEMFINGSAYLYNATKKRAFFKEVTILIPKTWSDSPTYTAPGNATFEGADIIVAAYNPRFSPDGANGAIPYTKQFAGCGEQSLYIHMTSSFLSYADNLYSVVGDYGRVLVHEWGHYRWGLFNEYPDHKTDQNRAKDFYYSETNQIWEPVSCSSDWRFTPLKFTGRSPKPYRRCLGDQRIGYENGCVSVPSKVQPPHVSGSVMHSYLNFDQIVNFCDNTPDDPGYLHNSEAPTKQNERCDGRSCWEVMRDHPDFNGNTNNPPREVHDVTPTFFVVRSKITRVVLVLDTSGSMSTSDRYLKLADAARTYIMTVAAPGTFIGIVDFDSDATIISYLTEMTSDTERRTLANLVPEDAKGGTCIGCGMEEALNILTAEGDPGGSKILLMTDGEDGEPDHTSYMKVAYISNKVIIDAVAISNAAEPNLVDLASSTGGRFYLQTDNRNSTGVRDALSANSGGASDFETRIELQSVVVAFEVDDESFRRSVYIDATIGRLTIFDFTNYHPNPSSGAAVHITVTSPSGETFDRSSTYYEDDLAFKKVVIRIPDIAEPGAWEYYIQNQDTTVAHDVIVSVSSFPSQEGVDPIIVTSFLSGSPSGIVNNKPLVAYAEVRQRFYPVVGATVIATVETPSGVPVELQLYDNGAGADVTKNDGIYSRYFTQLSGVGFYGFKIRVENNGEATVLRPRTSSRFSATGIYVDPELLLSGNITESLGNISIALPGTPIPEIVGVSAPNFTRGVSGGASSVSETPPGWDPSIDTFAPNKITDLAVLNTSFSLGTVTIIFTAPGDNFDFGNAHHYVISWANSAKELRNKSSTTNEIYQTDVLHGNLSSPAPYGDEEIMIIQVATIPQHLETYSVVLGLYAVDESGNEGDMSNTAKMTFRQEIPTPEPVQTTVRLKTTTSVDKVPYTTTNVALTIATKTQKVATTPYENAKTDNMFNNMAAIALSLVSISMLVLGLILLGCYGHSRNKARRDRSLKVVPKDVNVDVVISKV, from the exons GAAATGTTCATTAACGGATCGGCCTACCTCTACAATGCAACCAAAAAGAGGGCATTTTTCAAAGAGGTCACGATTCTCATTCCAAAGACCTGGTCTGACAGCCCAACTTACACCGCCCCGGGAAATGCAACTTTCGAAGGGGCTGACATCATTGTTGCAGCTTATAATCCGAGATTTTCGCCCGATGGCGCCAACGGCGCAATTCCGTATACAAAGCAATTTGCTGGTTGTGGGGAGCAGTCACTCTACAtccatatgacgtcatcattctTATCGTACGCAGATAATTTGTACTCCGTCGTGGGCGATTACG GAAGGGTGTTGGTACACGAGTGGGGTCATTACCGGTGGGGTCTCTTCAACGAATACCCGGATCATAAAACGGATCAAAATCGAGCAAAAGATTTTTATTATTCAGAAACGAATCAAATATGGGAACCAGTCTC GTGCTCAAGTGATTGGCGTTTCACGCCTCTGAAGTTTACAGGCCGATCACCTAAACCTTATAGACGTTGTCTCGGAGATCAAAGAATTGGCTACGAGAACGGATGTGTATCAGTACCATCAAAAGTCCAACCTCCGCACGTCTCTGGATCCGTTATGCATTCTTACTTGAACTTTGACCAG ATCGTGAATTTCTGTGATAACACACCGGATGATCCTGGCTATCTCCATAACAGTGAAGCGCCAACCAAACAAAATGAACGGTGCGACGGCAGAAGCTGTTGGGAGGTGATGCGAGACCATCCAGATTTTAATG GTAACACGAATAATCCACCGAGAGAGGTGCATGACGTCACACCGACATTCTTCGTGGTGAGATCCAAGATTACGCGAGTCGTTTTGGTCCTGGACACCTCAGGCAGTATGAGT aCAAGTGACAGGTACTTGAAACTTGCCGATGCTGCTAGGACCTATATCATGACAGTGGCCGCTCCAGGGACCTTCATCGGCATTGTGGACTTTGATAGCGATGCGACAATCATCAGCTACTTAACGGAAATGACGTCAGACACTGAAAGAAGAACTCTTGCTAACCTTGTCCCTGAGGATGCTAAAGGTGGAACATGTATTGGTTGCGGTATGGAAGAAGCATTAAAT ATACTGACGGCAGAAGGAGATCCGGGAGGTAGTAAGATATTACTTATGACTGACGGTGAGGACGGTGAACCTGATCACACGAGCTATATGAAGGTAGCATATATCAGCAACAAAGTTATCATTGATGCTGTAGCAATCAGTAATGCAGCTGAACCCAACCTTGTAGATTTGGCCTCAAGTACAG GTGGCCGATTTTATTTACAGACTGATAACCGAAACTCTACCGGTGTACGGGACGCTCTCAGTGCCAACTCAGGAGGAGCAAGTGATTTCGAAACACGCATTGAG CTTCAATCCGTTGTTGTAGCCTTTGAAGTTGATGATGAAAGTTTTCGGCGAAGTGTTTACATCGATGCAACCATTGGGAGATTGACAATATTTGACTTCACCAACTATCACCCAAATCCATCAAGCGGAG cTGCAGTACATATTACAGTAACGTCACCATCTGGAGAGACCTTTGATCGGTCTTCCACATATTACGAGGATGATTTAGCGTTCAAGAAAGTCGTAATAAGAATACCTGACATCGCCGAG CCAGGTGCATGGGAGTATTACATACAAAACCAAGATACCACTGTGGCCCATGACGTCATTGTTTCTGTTTCCTCATTTCCATCTCAAGAAGGAGTTGATCCGATTATAGTAACTTCTTTTTTAAGCGGTTCACCGAGTGGGATCGTTAACAATAAACCGTTGGTTGCCTACGCTGAAGTACGACAACGGTTTTATCCGGTAGTAGGTGCAACGGTTATTGCCACGGTAGAAACACCGTCTGGAGTGCCGGTCGAACTACAACTTTACGACAACGGAGCTG GTGCCGATGTAACAAAGAACGACGGTATTTACTCACGGTATTTCACTCAGTTAAGCGGTGTTGGCTTCTATGGGTTTAAAATACGTGTTGAAAACAATGGAGAAGCCACGGTCTTGAGACCGAGGACATCGTCACGGTTTTCAGCAACTGGGATTTATGTCGACCCAGAGCTTCTCTTATCCGGAAACATAACCGAATCtttag GAAATATATCCATAGCGTTACCAGGTACTCCAATACCAGAGATTGTCGGGGTTTCCGCGCCGAACTTTACCAGAGGAGTGTCAGGTGGAGCTAGTAGTGTCTCTGAAACACCACCAGGATGGGATCCTTCCATTGACACATTTGCACCCAACAAGATCACAGATCTCGCCGTGTTAAATACCTCGTTCAGTCTGGGTACCGTGACGATCATTTTCACCGCTCCAGGGGACAATTTTGATTTTGGGAATG CTCATCATTACGTAATAAGCTGGGCAAACTCTGCAAAGGAACTACGTAATAAATCATCGACCACCAATGAAATCTACCAAACCGATGTTTTACATGGAAATCTTTCTTCTCCTGCACCTTACGGAGACGAAGAAATTATGATAATTCAGGTAGCAACTATCCCGCAACACTTAGAAACGTACTCAGTGGTGTTAGGTCTATATGCTGTCGATGAATCGGGTAACGAGGGAGACATGTCAAATACTGCCAAAATGACCTTTAGACAGGAGATACCAACCCCAGAACCGGTTCAAACTACTGTACGTCTTAAAACAACTACGTCCGTTGATAAGGTACCCTATACCACAACGAACGTCGCATTGACCATTGCAACGAAGACACAGAAAGTTGCTACAACACCTTACGAAAATGCCAAAACAGATAATATGTTCAATAATATGGCTGCGATTGCATTGAGTCTTGTAAGTATATCAATGCTAGTTTTGGGGCTCATTCTCCTGGGGTGTTATGGTCATAGCAGAAATAAAGCAAGGCGTGATCGTTCTTTGAAAGTGGTTCCAAAGGATGTGAATGTAGATGTAGTAATCTCGAAAGTATAA